A window of Brachybacterium fresconis contains these coding sequences:
- a CDS encoding ABC transporter ATP-binding protein — protein sequence MTTTVENNRDDEQHTPDAAEVKASRQRSFALLGELISPVKGQFVVMGIMVVFAQLAVVAGPAIIGWGINTGLPALQAGDPGRAIQAAALTVAAAVVGGVLTFGYVRQSVVVGQRMLLALRRRVFRFTQRQDLEFHESYTSGRIVSRQTSDMEALRQLLDSGVNVMVGASLSMVFTIVLIVWSDWVTGVVMLLMLIPCVLLTIWFQKRSSIEYRAIRTHSARLIVHFVEAMAGIRAVKAFRKEDRNQKEFDTLAQDYRDASLRSVNVFGIYQPALRILANVTIAAVLVVGGFRALNGDLEVGTLVALVLYARRFFQPVDEIANFYNAFQSAVSALEKIANLLAVQPHVQEATEPTPLPASSGKIDFEDVSFRYTADGPLVLQPMDLHIPAGQTIALVGQTGAGKSTVAKLISRFYDATEGSVQLDDVDLRDISMEDLTRNIVMVTQEAYLFSGTVADNIALGKPGASREEIEAAAEAIGADSFIEQLPYGYDTDVNKRGGRVSAGQRQLISFARAFLADPRVLILDEATSSLDIPSERMVQEGLTKLLGHRTSLIIAHRLTTVMIADRVLVVHGGEVVEDGSPAELVAAGGRFAALYQAWQESM from the coding sequence ATGACCACCACCGTCGAGAACAACCGCGACGACGAGCAGCACACGCCCGACGCCGCCGAGGTCAAAGCCTCCCGCCAGCGCTCCTTCGCCCTGCTCGGGGAGCTGATCTCCCCGGTCAAGGGCCAGTTCGTGGTCATGGGCATCATGGTGGTGTTCGCCCAGCTCGCGGTCGTCGCCGGCCCCGCGATCATCGGCTGGGGCATCAACACCGGCCTGCCGGCGCTCCAGGCCGGGGATCCCGGCCGCGCCATCCAGGCCGCGGCGCTGACCGTCGCCGCGGCGGTCGTCGGCGGCGTGCTGACCTTCGGCTACGTGCGCCAGTCGGTGGTGGTCGGCCAGCGCATGCTGCTGGCGCTGCGCCGGAGGGTCTTCCGCTTCACCCAGCGCCAGGATCTGGAGTTCCACGAGTCCTACACCTCGGGACGCATCGTCTCGCGGCAGACCTCCGACATGGAGGCGCTGCGCCAGCTGCTGGACTCGGGCGTGAACGTCATGGTCGGCGCGTCGCTGTCGATGGTGTTCACGATCGTGCTGATCGTCTGGAGCGACTGGGTGACCGGTGTCGTGATGCTCCTGATGCTGATCCCCTGCGTGCTGCTGACGATCTGGTTCCAGAAGCGCTCGAGCATCGAGTACCGCGCGATCCGCACCCACTCGGCGCGGCTCATCGTCCACTTCGTCGAGGCCATGGCCGGCATCCGCGCCGTCAAGGCGTTCCGCAAGGAGGATCGCAACCAGAAGGAGTTCGACACCCTCGCCCAGGACTACCGCGACGCCTCGCTGCGGTCCGTCAACGTGTTCGGCATCTACCAGCCCGCGCTGCGCATCCTGGCGAACGTCACCATCGCCGCCGTGCTGGTCGTCGGCGGGTTCCGCGCGCTCAACGGGGACCTGGAGGTCGGCACCCTGGTGGCGCTGGTGCTGTACGCGCGGCGCTTCTTCCAGCCGGTCGACGAGATCGCGAACTTCTACAACGCCTTCCAGTCCGCGGTCTCGGCGCTCGAGAAGATCGCGAACCTGCTGGCCGTGCAGCCGCACGTGCAGGAGGCGACCGAGCCCACACCGCTGCCCGCCTCCAGCGGAAAGATCGATTTCGAGGACGTCTCCTTCCGCTACACGGCCGACGGGCCGCTGGTGCTGCAGCCGATGGACCTGCACATCCCCGCCGGACAGACGATCGCCCTGGTGGGCCAGACCGGTGCCGGCAAGTCCACGGTCGCCAAGCTCATCTCCCGCTTCTACGACGCGACCGAGGGCAGCGTGCAGCTGGACGACGTGGACCTGCGGGACATCTCCATGGAGGACCTGACCCGCAACATCGTCATGGTCACCCAGGAGGCCTACCTGTTCTCCGGGACCGTCGCGGACAACATCGCGCTCGGCAAGCCGGGGGCGAGCCGCGAGGAGATCGAGGCCGCGGCCGAGGCCATCGGCGCTGACTCCTTCATCGAGCAGCTCCCCTACGGCTACGACACCGATGTGAACAAGCGCGGCGGGCGCGTCTCGGCCGGCCAGCGCCAGCTGATCTCCTTCGCCCGCGCCTTCCTCGCCGATCCCCGCGTGCTGATCCTCGACGAGGCGACCAGCTCGCTGGACATCCCGTCGGAGCGGATGGTGCAGGAGGGGCTGACGAAACTGCTGGGGCACCGCACCTCGCTGATCATCGCGCACCGCCTGACCACGGTCATGATCGCCGACCGGGTGCTCGTGGTCCACGGCGGCGAGGTCGTCGAGGACGGCTCCCCGGCCGAGCTGGTCGCCGCCGGCGGTCGCTTCGCCGCGCTCTACCAAGCGTGGCAGGAGTCGATGTGA
- a CDS encoding helix-turn-helix domain-containing protein, producing MMAPEDPSPDELLARVSALEERVAAMEAGSPGADGERTPGTASDGSAPTAASGAPVTPPASSAPTPPTDEEDPFWALTSLKAHAPTPGAVVFAGAVDVGAGHLEYQWGRPTEHLLGTDWAEHAESVAALGHPLRLAMLRRLLDGEHTVAQLVDELELGSTGVAYHHLSALQSGGWVTTPRRGSWALATPRVVPLLAIITALEKG from the coding sequence ATGATGGCGCCCGAGGACCCCTCTCCCGACGAGCTGCTCGCACGCGTCAGCGCGCTCGAGGAGCGGGTCGCCGCGATGGAGGCGGGCTCCCCCGGCGCCGACGGGGAACGCACCCCGGGCACCGCCTCCGACGGCTCTGCCCCGACCGCGGCGTCCGGTGCCCCTGTCACCCCGCCAGCCTCCTCCGCGCCGACTCCACCGACCGACGAAGAGGACCCGTTCTGGGCCCTGACCTCCCTGAAAGCACATGCCCCCACCCCTGGGGCGGTGGTCTTCGCCGGTGCGGTCGACGTCGGCGCCGGGCACCTCGAGTACCAGTGGGGCCGCCCCACCGAGCACCTGCTGGGCACGGACTGGGCCGAGCACGCCGAATCGGTCGCGGCGCTCGGCCACCCGCTGCGTCTGGCGATGCTGCGGCGCCTGCTGGACGGGGAGCACACCGTCGCCCAGCTCGTCGACGAGCTCGAGCTGGGCTCGACCGGCGTCGCCTACCACCATCTCTCCGCCCTGCAGAGCGGCGGCTGGGTGACCACCCCGCGCCGTGGCAGCTGGGCCCTCGCGACCCCGCGCGTGGTGCCTCTGCTGGCCATCATCACCGCACTCGAGAAGGGCTGA
- a CDS encoding ABC transporter ATP-binding protein, whose protein sequence is MLGTMSRLWQTVRPIRFRLYLGLFSALTASLVALMIPQVLEFIVNRLETDAVASTIWTGGAIVLALGLIEAMLIWMRRTFAVAPSTTVEKQIRVNFYEKLQHMPVSFHDGWGSGQLLSRMLTDINQIRRWIAFGMIMVVTSSVTIVVGMCLLWRSSGILAIIFFLAAVPVSVIAYRFNRSFSVLSRRAQDQNGDLATTIEQSVQGIRVLKAFGRGPNALDDFTDQADELRRTEVRKATAIARFDMSMFMLPELALGIALLAGLYLTADGSITTGQLASYFATATLVVGPVRQLGSLLGQAVNATTALDRHYEVMDEANSITSPPDPTPVDPARAVGAVRLEGIHFRYQDAPGHVGDVLDGVDLEIRPGETMALVGVTGSGKSTLLQLVPRLYEVTEGSLTIDGVDVRAMDLITLRTLTAFAFEDATLFSDSVRENVLLGANPALSDAEREQLLDLALRTADATFAFDLPEGVDTPIGEEGMSLSGGQRQRLALARAIAAKPAVLLLDDPLSALDTKTEETVTTRLREVLEGTTTLIVAHRTSTVALADRVAMLDHGRVVAVGTHTELLKSSARYRWVIANQAEEARRDQDIETLTGELELAAIQQAAGDESPTAGPDGAPSTAPPGEPADADRERTVTAGNPAVGGRRPEREDGEEQR, encoded by the coding sequence ATGCTCGGCACCATGAGCCGCCTCTGGCAGACGGTCCGCCCCATCCGATTCCGCCTCTATCTGGGTCTGTTCAGCGCCCTCACCGCCTCCCTCGTGGCGCTGATGATCCCGCAGGTCCTCGAGTTCATCGTCAACCGCCTGGAGACCGACGCCGTCGCCTCGACCATCTGGACCGGGGGCGCGATCGTGCTGGCCCTCGGTCTGATCGAGGCGATGCTGATCTGGATGCGGCGCACCTTCGCCGTGGCCCCCTCGACCACGGTCGAGAAGCAGATCCGCGTGAACTTCTACGAGAAGCTCCAGCACATGCCCGTGTCCTTCCACGACGGATGGGGCTCCGGCCAGCTGCTCTCGCGCATGCTCACCGACATCAACCAGATCCGCCGCTGGATCGCCTTCGGCATGATCATGGTGGTGACCAGCTCGGTCACCATCGTGGTGGGCATGTGCCTGCTCTGGCGCTCCTCCGGCATCCTCGCGATCATCTTCTTCCTGGCCGCGGTGCCGGTCTCGGTGATCGCCTATCGCTTCAACCGCAGCTTCTCCGTGCTCTCGCGCCGCGCCCAGGACCAGAACGGCGATCTGGCCACCACCATCGAGCAGTCGGTGCAGGGCATCCGCGTGCTGAAGGCCTTCGGGCGCGGCCCCAACGCTCTCGACGACTTCACGGACCAGGCCGACGAGCTGCGCCGCACCGAGGTGCGCAAGGCCACCGCGATCGCTCGCTTCGACATGTCGATGTTCATGCTCCCCGAGCTCGCCCTCGGCATCGCACTGCTGGCGGGGCTGTACCTGACCGCGGACGGTTCGATCACCACCGGCCAGCTGGCCTCCTACTTCGCGACCGCCACCTTGGTGGTGGGCCCGGTGCGTCAGCTCGGCTCGCTGCTGGGCCAGGCCGTCAACGCGACGACGGCCCTGGACCGCCACTACGAGGTGATGGACGAGGCCAACTCGATCACCTCGCCCCCGGATCCGACCCCCGTCGACCCCGCCCGCGCCGTCGGCGCCGTGCGCCTGGAGGGCATCCACTTCCGGTACCAGGACGCCCCGGGGCACGTCGGCGACGTGCTGGACGGCGTGGACCTCGAGATCCGTCCCGGCGAGACCATGGCGCTGGTGGGCGTGACCGGCAGCGGCAAGTCCACGCTGCTGCAGCTGGTGCCCCGCCTGTACGAGGTGACCGAGGGCTCGCTCACCATCGACGGCGTCGACGTGCGCGCCATGGACCTGATCACCCTGCGCACCCTGACCGCCTTCGCCTTCGAGGACGCCACCTTGTTCTCCGACTCGGTGCGCGAGAACGTGCTGCTGGGCGCGAACCCCGCACTGTCCGATGCGGAGCGCGAACAGCTGCTGGACCTCGCGCTGCGCACGGCCGACGCCACCTTCGCCTTCGACCTGCCCGAGGGCGTGGACACCCCGATCGGGGAGGAGGGCATGAGCCTGTCCGGCGGCCAGCGTCAGCGTCTCGCCCTGGCCCGTGCGATCGCGGCCAAGCCGGCGGTGCTGCTGCTGGACGATCCGCTGTCCGCGCTGGACACCAAGACGGAGGAGACGGTCACCACGCGCCTGCGCGAGGTGCTCGAGGGCACGACGACGCTGATCGTCGCCCACCGCACCTCCACCGTGGCCCTGGCCGATCGCGTCGCGATGCTGGACCACGGCCGCGTGGTCGCCGTCGGCACCCACACCGAGCTGCTGAAGTCCTCGGCGCGCTACCGCTGGGTGATCGCCAACCAGGCCGAGGAGGCCCGCCGCGACCAGGACATCGAGACCCTCACCGGGGAGCTCGAACTGGCCGCGATCCAGCAGGCCGCCGGGGACGAATCGCCGACCGCGGGCCCGGACGGGGCCCCGTCGACCGCCCCACCGGGCGAGCCCGCCGACGCGGACCGCGAACGGACCGTGACCGCCGGGAATCCCGCCGTCGGGGGCCGACGGCCCGAGCGCGAGGACGGGGAGGAGCAGCGATGA
- a CDS encoding alpha-amylase family glycosyl hydrolase: protein MNTTAPSSPSWIRDAICWQVYPLGFCGAPPHREDLEGEGYGGAAGENVVHRLPRLLGWLDHLVGLGANVLLLNPIFDSVSHGYDTLDHRRLDPRLGSDEDLDALIAACHERGVRVVLDGVFNHVSDRHPVARRAISVGPHAPESAHIRWAGEQPYGFEGNADLVELELRDSVVQDSVVDVMTGWLDRGIDGWRLDAMYSAGAEAWAPILERVRAAHPQAWLLGEVIHGEYPAFAADSGADSITQYELWKAIWSALLDQNLFELAHALGRHQEFLETDGGAHPLTFVGNHDTTRIASQLEDGRDLAAAYALLALLPGIPAVYAGDEFGAVGIKEERAGGDHAVRPAFPDDPADAADGSHLAVLHPAAAPRILEVHQRLFSLRRREPWLAEAEVTVREETLENTYAEIVLTPHPSDGAAAPLTMVLNLGEEDRPAPGEVVETVSGADMLDAVGPAAAGVVPAHGIAVVR from the coding sequence ATGAACACCACGGCGCCGTCCTCCCCCTCCTGGATCCGGGATGCGATCTGCTGGCAGGTCTATCCCCTGGGCTTCTGCGGCGCGCCCCCGCACCGCGAGGACCTCGAGGGCGAGGGGTACGGCGGGGCGGCGGGCGAGAACGTCGTCCACCGCCTGCCGCGTCTGCTGGGCTGGCTCGATCATCTCGTCGGCCTCGGCGCGAACGTGCTGCTGCTGAACCCGATCTTCGACTCCGTCTCCCACGGCTACGACACCCTCGACCACCGCCGGCTCGACCCCCGGCTCGGCAGCGACGAGGACCTCGACGCGCTGATCGCCGCGTGCCACGAACGCGGCGTTCGCGTCGTGCTCGACGGCGTCTTCAACCATGTCTCGGACCGCCACCCGGTGGCGCGCCGCGCGATCTCCGTCGGCCCGCACGCCCCCGAGAGCGCGCACATCCGCTGGGCGGGCGAGCAGCCCTACGGCTTCGAGGGCAATGCCGACCTGGTCGAGCTGGAGCTGCGCGATTCCGTGGTCCAGGACTCGGTCGTGGACGTCATGACGGGCTGGCTGGACCGCGGGATCGACGGCTGGCGGCTGGATGCCATGTACTCCGCGGGTGCCGAGGCCTGGGCGCCCATCCTCGAGCGGGTCCGCGCCGCGCATCCCCAGGCGTGGCTGCTCGGCGAGGTCATCCATGGCGAGTACCCGGCCTTCGCCGCCGACTCGGGCGCGGACTCGATCACCCAGTACGAGCTGTGGAAGGCGATCTGGTCGGCGCTGCTCGACCAGAACCTCTTCGAGCTGGCCCATGCCCTGGGCCGTCACCAGGAGTTCCTCGAGACCGACGGTGGCGCCCACCCGCTGACGTTCGTCGGCAACCACGACACCACGCGCATCGCCTCGCAGCTGGAGGACGGCCGCGATCTGGCCGCCGCGTACGCGCTGCTGGCGCTGCTGCCGGGTATCCCCGCGGTGTATGCGGGCGATGAGTTCGGGGCGGTCGGCATCAAGGAGGAGCGCGCCGGCGGGGACCACGCGGTGCGGCCCGCGTTCCCGGACGATCCGGCCGACGCCGCCGACGGCAGCCATCTCGCGGTGCTCCACCCCGCGGCCGCCCCGCGGATCCTCGAGGTGCATCAGCGCCTGTTCTCCCTGCGTCGCCGCGAACCCTGGCTGGCCGAGGCCGAGGTCACGGTGCGCGAGGAGACCCTCGAGAACACCTACGCCGAGATCGTGCTGACTCCGCACCCCTCCGACGGGGCCGCCGCGCCGCTGACCATGGTGCTGAACCTCGGCGAGGAGGACCGGCCTGCTCCCGGTGAGGTCGTCGAGACGGTCAGCGGCGCCGACATGCTCGACGCCGTCGGCCCGGCCGCGGCCGGCGTGGTGCCCGCCCACGGGATCGCCGTGGTGCGGTGA
- a CDS encoding IS1380 family transposase produces the protein MRVSHDFSAEFDDDNLVGRAGLVPVMALAESAGLPGLVAEHVTVPGSIGSNADVKVPSLVAGMLAGADSISDMDVLRHGGMGRAFTARRAPTTLGTHLRGYTFGHVRQLDAVASRVLTGLAARVPGLLSGGDRVAFVDIDDTIRATHGYAKQGAGYGYSGVKGLNAQVATLSTLQAVPVIAGIRLRRGAAASAHGTAAMIGSALATAKRAGVSGMVTVRADSAYFQHATVAAARRGGAHFSLTARMNPSVVGAISRIPEDAWTPIKYPQAIWEEAEQRWISDAEVAEVEYTAFTSRKQAEHVTARLIVRRVKRLNPRHGHSEQGGLLDAYRHHAVFTDSPLSMLAAEASHRDHAIVEQVIADLKGGPLAHCPSGVFTANSAWTVLAAIAFNLARAAGVLASSFHARARWQTLVDHLIAVPARIANRARSWRLHLPRNWPWHTAWENLFDTTRVMMT, from the coding sequence GTGCGAGTATCCCATGATTTCTCTGCCGAGTTCGATGATGACAATCTGGTTGGTCGGGCGGGGCTGGTGCCGGTGATGGCGCTCGCGGAGTCGGCGGGCCTGCCGGGCCTGGTCGCCGAGCACGTCACGGTGCCGGGCAGCATCGGTTCCAACGCCGATGTGAAGGTCCCCTCCCTGGTCGCGGGAATGCTCGCTGGCGCCGACAGCATCTCGGACATGGACGTTCTGCGTCATGGCGGGATGGGCCGGGCGTTTACCGCGCGGCGGGCACCCACGACGCTGGGCACCCACCTGCGCGGATACACCTTCGGGCACGTGCGCCAGCTCGACGCAGTCGCCTCCAGGGTCCTGACCGGGCTGGCGGCCCGGGTGCCGGGCCTGTTGAGCGGTGGCGACCGGGTCGCGTTCGTCGATATCGATGACACGATCCGGGCCACCCACGGCTACGCGAAGCAGGGCGCCGGCTACGGCTACAGCGGGGTGAAGGGTTTGAACGCCCAGGTCGCGACCCTCTCCACGCTGCAGGCCGTGCCGGTGATCGCCGGGATCCGGCTGCGTCGGGGCGCGGCGGCCTCGGCCCACGGCACCGCGGCGATGATCGGCAGCGCGTTGGCCACTGCGAAGCGCGCCGGCGTCTCCGGGATGGTGACCGTGCGTGCGGATTCGGCCTACTTCCAGCACGCCACGGTGGCCGCGGCCCGCCGGGGCGGGGCCCACTTCTCGCTCACCGCGAGGATGAACCCGTCCGTGGTCGGGGCGATCTCTCGCATCCCCGAGGACGCATGGACGCCGATCAAGTATCCGCAGGCGATCTGGGAGGAGGCCGAGCAGCGGTGGATCTCCGATGCCGAGGTCGCCGAGGTCGAGTACACCGCGTTCACCTCCCGCAAGCAGGCCGAGCACGTCACGGCCCGGTTGATCGTGCGTCGCGTGAAACGCCTGAACCCACGCCACGGGCACAGTGAGCAGGGCGGGCTGCTGGATGCGTATCGCCACCACGCGGTGTTCACCGACTCACCGCTTTCGATGCTGGCCGCGGAGGCCTCCCACCGAGACCACGCGATCGTCGAGCAGGTCATCGCCGACCTCAAGGGCGGGCCGCTGGCTCACTGCCCCTCCGGGGTGTTCACCGCCAACAGTGCCTGGACCGTGCTGGCCGCGATCGCGTTCAACCTCGCCCGCGCTGCCGGGGTGCTGGCCTCGAGCTTCCATGCCCGCGCCCGCTGGCAGACCCTGGTCGATCATCTGATCGCGGTGCCCGCCCGGATCGCGAACCGCGCCCGCTCCTGGCGACTGCACCTACCGCGGAACTGGCCCTGGCACACGGCCTGGGAGAACCTCTTCGACACCACCCGGGTGATGATGACCTGA
- a CDS encoding YciI family protein, giving the protein MALFAVQYTYTDDADRVAIYRPEHREHLSELHREGTLLLSGPLGGGPGGLLIVTADSEEDALAKLDGDPFKREGVIIDRVAREWTVVIGEVPGA; this is encoded by the coding sequence GTGGCCCTCTTCGCCGTCCAGTACACCTACACCGACGATGCCGACCGGGTCGCCATCTACCGCCCCGAGCACCGCGAGCACCTCAGCGAACTGCACCGCGAGGGCACGCTGCTGCTGTCCGGCCCGCTCGGCGGCGGCCCGGGCGGCCTGCTGATCGTGACGGCGGATTCCGAGGAGGACGCCCTGGCCAAGCTCGACGGCGACCCCTTCAAGCGCGAGGGCGTGATCATCGACCGCGTGGCCCGGGAGTGGACCGTCGTGATCGGCGAGGTCCCCGGTGCCTGA
- a CDS encoding serine hydrolase domain-containing protein: MAEHPRPPGPEDSDDAGADAPGSTSPGLEQPPSSAPECPAHTPPRPARRTVLAAGVPGAAAVIGLTALTGPRPARLADPTGDPQLTTALAPHLAGHRHVAVAVLDGSGTTRFGGFGATATREFEIGSVTKTFTGALLAEAVARGEATVDTTVAEVLGAQADASAIADVTFAELTTHTSGLPRLSPDMMLAGWLAALRRKDPYAGRDGDDVIEAALATTPSGRGERSYSNFGVALQGQLLARLANTDYATLLARRVLEPLDLGDTYAPITPAGLRADAPHGHTPTGLRAAPWTMGGSAPAGGIRSTSRDLATYLAAVADGSAPGAAAATEVLLKGEDGERTSMNWFHEDFAGDGSRITWHNGMTGGFAAFVGFDPADGRGIAVLTDTARSVDELGVGVLTGEVVL; this comes from the coding sequence ATGGCCGAGCATCCGCGGCCACCGGGCCCCGAGGACTCCGATGACGCCGGCGCCGACGCTCCGGGGTCCACGAGCCCAGGACTCGAGCAGCCCCCGTCGTCGGCCCCCGAGTGCCCGGCGCACACCCCTCCGCGCCCCGCGCGCCGCACCGTGCTGGCCGCGGGCGTGCCCGGGGCGGCGGCCGTGATCGGGCTGACCGCCCTGACCGGTCCGCGGCCCGCCCGGCTCGCAGACCCCACCGGCGACCCGCAGCTGACCACTGCCCTTGCCCCGCACCTTGCGGGCCACCGCCACGTCGCGGTCGCCGTCCTGGACGGCAGCGGCACCACCCGCTTCGGCGGGTTCGGGGCCACCGCGACCCGCGAGTTCGAGATCGGCTCGGTCACCAAGACGTTCACGGGTGCCCTGTTGGCCGAGGCCGTCGCGCGGGGTGAGGCCACCGTGGACACCACGGTCGCCGAGGTGCTGGGCGCGCAGGCCGACGCCAGCGCGATCGCGGACGTGACCTTCGCCGAGCTCACCACCCACACCTCGGGCCTGCCGCGCCTGTCCCCGGACATGATGCTCGCCGGCTGGCTGGCGGCGCTGCGCCGCAAAGACCCCTACGCCGGACGCGACGGGGACGACGTGATCGAGGCGGCGCTCGCGACGACCCCGAGCGGACGCGGCGAGCGCTCCTACTCCAATTTCGGCGTCGCCCTCCAGGGCCAGCTGCTGGCCCGCCTCGCCAACACCGACTACGCCACCCTCCTCGCCCGGCGCGTCCTCGAACCCCTGGACCTGGGCGACACCTACGCCCCGATCACCCCCGCCGGTCTCCGCGCGGATGCCCCGCACGGGCATACTCCGACGGGCCTGCGAGCAGCGCCCTGGACCATGGGCGGCAGCGCCCCCGCGGGCGGGATCCGCTCGACCTCGAGGGACCTGGCGACCTATCTCGCGGCCGTGGCCGACGGCTCCGCCCCCGGCGCCGCCGCCGCGACCGAGGTGCTGCTGAAGGGCGAGGACGGCGAGCGCACCTCGATGAACTGGTTCCATGAGGACTTCGCCGGCGACGGCTCGCGGATCACGTGGCACAACGGCATGACCGGCGGTTTCGCAGCGTTCGTGGGTTTCGATCCCGCTGATGGACGAGGCATAGCCGTCCTGACCGACACCGCCCGGAGCGTCGATGAGCTCGGCGTCGGCGTGCTGACCGGGGAGGTGGTCCTGTGA
- a CDS encoding alpha/beta hydrolase → MIRMRTDFFSESLGMGTSMVVLMPQAASGIGMEGADEPSRGGDHGATVGNAAGGAADGGAVSGGAADGSSASAPGVPVLYLLHGLSDDCTIWERRTSIERYATGKGIAVVMPEVRRSFYSDEAVGERYWTFVAEELPELVARTFRISTAREDTFVAGLSMGGFGAFKLALNHPERFAAAASLSGALDPASLGLEHNTGHLAERVWGGRDLAGTADDLLGRFATADPLSLPALFLDCGTEDALLEQNRRFIETAETASVDLTSRLRPGDHSWEFWDQGIQDVLDWLPLRG, encoded by the coding sequence ATGATCCGCATGCGCACCGATTTCTTCTCCGAGTCCCTCGGCATGGGCACCTCGATGGTGGTGCTGATGCCGCAGGCCGCCTCCGGCATCGGCATGGAGGGAGCCGACGAGCCTTCGAGGGGCGGGGACCACGGCGCGACCGTCGGGAACGCCGCCGGGGGAGCCGCCGACGGAGGTGCCGTCTCCGGGGGTGCCGCCGACGGGAGCAGCGCCTCGGCGCCGGGCGTGCCGGTCCTCTACCTGCTGCACGGGCTCAGCGACGACTGCACGATCTGGGAGCGGCGCACCTCGATCGAGCGCTACGCGACCGGGAAGGGCATCGCCGTGGTCATGCCCGAGGTTCGCCGCTCCTTCTACAGCGATGAGGCGGTGGGGGAGAGGTACTGGACCTTCGTCGCCGAGGAGCTGCCGGAGCTGGTCGCGCGCACCTTCCGGATCTCCACCGCCCGGGAGGACACCTTCGTCGCCGGGCTCTCGATGGGCGGCTTCGGCGCGTTCAAGCTGGCGCTGAACCATCCGGAGCGCTTCGCGGCCGCGGCCAGCCTGTCCGGAGCGCTGGATCCGGCCTCGCTCGGGCTCGAGCACAACACCGGCCATCTCGCCGAGCGCGTCTGGGGCGGACGCGACCTCGCGGGCACCGCCGATGACCTGCTGGGCAGGTTCGCCACCGCGGACCCGCTCTCGCTGCCGGCGCTGTTCCTGGACTGCGGCACCGAGGATGCTCTTCTCGAGCAGAACCGTCGGTTCATCGAGACCGCCGAGACCGCGAGCGTCGACCTGACCTCGCGCCTGCGCCCCGGCGACCACAGCTGGGAGTTCTGGGACCAGGGCATCCAGGACGTCCTGGACTGGCTGCCGCTGCGGGGCTGA
- a CDS encoding LysR family transcriptional regulator, whose product MDPRRLLIFRTVVRNGSIGAGARELGWTQPAVSQHLAALEKEVGTQLLLRSSSGITPTEAGGRLAAHAEAIAAQMHAAEEELADLTALRRGTVKFGTFPSAAAVLLPPVLARLTETAPDLEVTFDELEPPDAVPAVREGDLDLALVFRYPCSDIGDEGTLEWTPLMEDRVMAVLPRDHPRAHDPSLTLGDLAEESWIAGCERCRANLLSSARRAGFVPKVRHSTDDSIVVQRLILHGGGVALMPETTLEAAPIADVVVRELPDLDNRMIGLLNRRGAQSIPAVAALRDALVAETNTRLTTAAMI is encoded by the coding sequence ATGGATCCTCGTCGACTTCTCATCTTCCGCACCGTGGTGCGCAACGGCTCGATCGGTGCCGGCGCCCGCGAGCTGGGATGGACCCAGCCCGCGGTGTCCCAGCACCTCGCCGCGCTGGAGAAGGAGGTCGGCACCCAGCTGCTGCTGCGCTCCTCCTCCGGGATCACCCCCACCGAGGCCGGCGGCCGCCTCGCCGCGCACGCCGAGGCGATCGCGGCCCAGATGCACGCGGCCGAGGAGGAGCTGGCGGACCTCACGGCGCTGCGCCGCGGCACCGTGAAGTTCGGGACGTTCCCCTCCGCCGCCGCGGTGCTGCTGCCGCCGGTGCTCGCGCGCCTGACCGAGACCGCCCCCGACCTCGAGGTCACCTTCGACGAGCTCGAGCCGCCGGACGCGGTCCCGGCCGTCCGCGAAGGGGACCTCGATCTCGCCCTGGTGTTCCGCTACCCCTGCAGCGACATCGGCGACGAGGGCACCCTGGAGTGGACCCCGCTGATGGAGGACCGGGTGATGGCGGTGCTGCCGCGCGATCACCCGCGGGCCCACGATCCGTCCCTGACCCTCGGCGATCTCGCGGAGGAGTCGTGGATCGCGGGCTGCGAACGCTGCCGGGCGAACCTGCTCAGCAGCGCCCGACGGGCCGGCTTCGTGCCGAAGGTGCGCCACTCGACCGACGACTCGATCGTCGTCCAGCGGCTGATCCTGCACGGCGGCGGCGTCGCCCTGATGCCGGAGACCACGCTCGAGGCCGCCCCCATCGCGGACGTGGTGGTGCGCGAGCTGCCGGACCTCGACAACCGCATGATCGGGCTGCTCAACCGGCGCGGCGCGCAGTCGATCCCGGCGGTCGCCGCCCTGCGCGATGCCCTGGTGGCCGAGACGAACACCCGCCTCACCACCGCCGCGATGATCTGA